TCGGCTATATCAGAAGACACGAAACCGATAGTTGAGGATACATATAAATAGAGGATCTTGGATTAGTATCAACAGATAGGACGTGGTATGACAGATACAGGGAACCACGCTACAAAcctgtctctccttgttcaaaTCAAATAAAGCTTACCGGAAAAACAAGCACCATGGGAGTATGACGGGCTTAAAACATGTGAACAAACACAAATTGAAATTCTTGTTGGATAAATGTCGTAGTTTGTGGAAAGGAATTTTGAAAACCAGAGATTTTGTAAAATCCGGTGATATTTTAACTGTAGGCAATGGATCGAGTATTTAATTTTGGGAAGATGAGTGGGATGGAGAGCAGTCTCTGAAAACTTCATTCCATGTTTTATATCACCTGATTAGAAGAAAAAATGTGATGGTTAATGAAATGATTTCACCGGAAGAGGCATGGAATTTGCATTTCTCTAAGAATTTGAATGATCAGGAGTTGCTCGAGGTGGCGAATCTTCTACAGATTATTGGTGAACCTAATGTTTTTGGAAATGAAGATTCAATGAAATGGAGATGCGGTTTTCCGTGGCTAGTGCATACTTTGCTCTTGAGAAAGAAGGTTTGTTAACTTTTCCCGACAAGCAGCTCTGGAACTCAAAAGTTCCTCTTAAGGTATCTTTTGAGTTTGGACATTATGCTACAGTGGAGCTCCTACTCTTAATAAGCTTTATGCGGCAGGATTGAGCTACTCTTGATAAGCTTTATGCGGCAGGATTGATTCAGGATCGAAAATGTCTCTTATGCAACAAGATGGTAGAGacaaatgaacatttgttcatccaTTGCAGCTTCGTTTTCGAGGTATGGACTTATTTCCTAAACAGTTTTGGTATAAATTGGGTTTTCTCGAATAATGTTAGAACAAACCTTTGGGAATGGGGAAGCAAACAATCGACGAAATCCAAAAACATGATTAGGAAGATTTGGAGCTTACTTCTCTTTGCTATTTGGTGGTACATTTGGATGGAACGTAATGCTAGGTTTTATAATAATCTAGTTAAAGATTCAAATCAAGTGATTGCTGACGTAAAATGCTTGTTGTTTAATTGGGTTTACCCTCTGATTTGTTTTCGGGATTTATTTTGTCCAATTTACTTTGTAATTGGGATGTAGTTGTACACTCATCCATGTAACACTGTGCGCTTTTGATGTCACTGTTTTGGTGAATCAAGAACTTTTCAGTTAAATTTGCCCTTTcgctgtcaaaaaaaaaaaaatgctagaAAACTAGCCGGTGGTGCTACCTTAACGCTAGAGTCCAAAGTGATTCCAGGTGCGCGTCCAACTTATCCACCAAAATATTCACCAATCCAAAGGATTACTGAAACCCCGGCATGAAGGCTATTTCTTTTAGCAGACCGCATAGACAGCATATTCAACTGAAAGATAGTAATGATGTTTCTCAAATTCAATTTACAAACTTCACTTATAACAGAAAATTAAGAGGACAAGAATAAGAACACCCCAACAACCCTGTACACCCAAGCCTaaagaaagaacaacaaaagatgGAGAGagagaataaaagaaagaaaacccaaaTGTAAAAACATACTGCATCACCATTTTCAAAGCCAATACAACACAATGCCAAGACCTGGAACATTAAAATCAACAAATGCTATATCGGCTTGCATACCACTTTCCCCCACACTCATCCTTGCCTTTGTTAATCCAATACAACAAAACAAAAGTCTCACATAACAACATAATGAAAGGGACGGACAACCCCAAGAActtgtttatttttttcctttctcttttgGGCTTGACTTTTGCAATGTCGATCCCAAACCATCCATCAGTCTTTACATTTTGTATTATCTGTCTCTGTTCTTCATATTTCCTCCACTAAATTGGTTCAGTTCACCAACTCCTTCTACGTTCGGAGCAAGATCAGATGATATCTCCCAACTCTCGCCTTTCCTTCCCCAACTTGAATGTCTGTTTTGAATTCCATCAATTCCTCCTCCTGCTATTTCGACCTGTGGTGTCCCGTTTAAACTTGGAGAGGCATCACAAGAATGATCTCCTTTGCCGTCTGACCCATCTTCATTGCTCAATTGTCCATCAAGATTACCAGCTCCACCCTCGATCCAAACTGGCTTTCTTCCCATCTCTATGTCACCCATGGCTTTTCCCATATTTGGACTCATAAAACCACACCCAGCCATGCGTGGAGGTACCTCTGGCTCCAGTGGTACCCTTACCCTAAATTTGTTTTTGGATGGAGGAATGCTGGTCCAAAATATCTCCCCAAAATTGTTTACTACGCCTCTGTTATATGGGTTGTCCCTTCGATCATATCGGTATCTGAAATTCTCGTAAGTTGTCTGGCAGAGCACAGAAACATAAAGATTCACCAGTCACCAACATATGTATGAATTTCATATATGGAATCTACAGCTAGAATGATTTGGGGAGAAGCAATGGTCTTACCTGATTGGTACTGATGAGATATAAATGGAAAACAGTCAGGCCACCGACGAACCAGACAGCTATGAAGGTGTAAATAATAAGTATCATAGATGCGGGAGTCTTTATCATTGCCTTCCAAATTGAAACATCCTCGGCATTTTTTATTCTCGTGATGTAAACCCAACAGAAAGAAAACACATATAAGCAGAGAAGAGTTGTCGAGAACACAAACATGAAAAAGAAACGATAATTCCGCTGCAAGAGAGAATTTTAATTTGAATCAGATCCAGAGATATCTTCAAGCTTCTAGTCATTATTAACAAAAGGAAAAATTCAGAAGATTTTACAAACGCTGAAGAGATGTAGTTCCTTACCCGTCCAATGCACTGCCCAACCCAGGGGCAATGGTGGTCAAAACGTTCCACACAGTTATTGCAGATGGAACAGTGTGAGCAACGAGGAGGTCTATATAGCATGCAAGTATCACAGTATTTGACCTTCACCGTAATCCCATTGACAACAACATCCTTCATACGAGGCAAACGTAACTGTGGGGTTTGGCCACCTCCAACATCAGCAAACCCTTCATAGCCTTCAAGTTCAGGAGGGTGAGTATTACGAGGTATTATACCAGGATCTCTTCCAGAAGTAAGCAGAAGAAGAGCTAAGTCCTGTAACGGAAACACACATTCTAGtcagatcaaacaaaaaaaggtatgtgaagacaaaCATTAAGGCTGGAGATATATTTAAATGAGAGTGCAATATTACTAACTACCTTGTCATTTTAAGACGATAACTACGCATTTTTTCTGTCAACATATAATAAATAACCGGAATGCTATTTTTATGTGGCTATATATTTCCTTTAAATCGAACTGGAGATGATACTCACATATACTGTGAATGCCACAGCACACACCATTATGGATATGCCATAATGATGAGGAAAATCGTCCATTAGTTTTTTAGCCACAAAAACACAGAAAATTATGACGGGAGCAGCAATGAGAAGTATTGTCAGCAGCATAGATCTCGCATCTGGTCCAAATATAAATCTGCCTTGAAGGAAGAATACCTGCATTACACAGGAAAATAAATTACTTAACTTCTTTTCAATTgaatctagtagtatttgaatgtCAGTATAAAGCAGCAGGATCCAACGAATAAATAAATCAACCCGGCAAGCTTGTCCAGGGACCCATCAAGAGTAAAAATACTGAATTTCATTAAAGAAAAGCCTCCCATAATATAGGCGTACACGCGAGTTTACTAATTAAACTCTAATGTATCACTTAAATTATATATCTAGAAGTTTTGttgtcatagagaagaggaagcAATTCATAAAGACTGCAAAACATAAATTTACTGTTTTGACTTTCGAAAAGATATTTCTATATAATGGATCTTATTTTCATTGACAGGAATTCCAATATATTATTGGTAACTAGGGTATTGACAAGTTTTTAACCTCCACCGCCACGTATTAAAAGCAGCTACTGATGCAGGAGTACCTACAGTTAGAGATATTAATTTAAGAAGGTTTCTAATTATAAGAGTTACCTAACCTAGGGTTACTACTTTTTACTAATTCGAAATCCTGGAATAGAAACACTAACTCGTTGGAAACTCTAGTAGCTATTTCAGATTAGGAAACTCAGCATTAAAGCCTTCCTAAACTAGTACTCGGGCTACACATCCTGATCAGCTACAGATAACATATATAGATTATCTTCATCCCCCGAGAGTAATGGTTTACTATCCAGCACAAACGCGAAGAAACAATACGATCACGATTATACTAGAAGGTAAAAGCTCACCCATTGGTTATCCAGAATATCTTGGATGCAAAGCAGGTCGATCAGTAGGACTAGATTACCAAAAGAATCCCTCAAAGTATCAATACTAGGAAACTAAGCGGCACCTCATCTGATATAGCAACTGAATCCTATTAATATCCTCTTCTgacttcattattgtaactctaATACACACTAGTGGATATACTAAATTTCTTACGAACAAGATTTCTTCGCACATCTTTACATTAAAATTCTAATCCCTCATTACTAAGCATACAAATTTCCTTACCCCAAAAAAGCTAACCTTTTTCTTCCCAACAAATTAACAAAAATGACTCGTTGCTCAGAACTATTAAGACTACTACAAACAATAATAAATGGATGATGTTTATTACAAATTAGGCCTAATTATCcataacaaaattgatcttcacaTCAGCaatcagaaaaccctaaaaattcatcctaaacaaaaaaaaaaaaagttcatttaTGCTCATAATAATCGAAATTCATCAAAACCCTGGCTTCAAATTGTAATAAATTCAACAAAAAATGGAAACTTTAATACTTACATTGCTTCCTTTCCATGTTTGGTAAACCCTTGGTGGTGAACCTTCAGTAGTATCTCCacccccaccaccaccgccgccgccgctTGGATCTCCACTCCGTGGAGGTGGTACCACATACATTTAAGAAAACCTCTTGAATCCAAATCAAAGCTTAAGATCTTCGAAAATCAATAAAAAACAGCTCCAATTTTGACTTTTTCTTCAGTTGTAAGAAATGTATGTGTGATTCCCACCCAATCTCAATCAAGCCGATTCAGTTCGTAAAAGTTATACCGGAGCTGttaagttttcttcttcttcttcttcttctccgacaCTAGTTAGGAGGGAGGAAGGAACGAATTAGggtcttctctttctcttctctctctctctagacATTACAGAACTATTACTCTCTCCtccattttttctctctctacagatGGTCGGAATGATGTGGCGAATTTTAATTGGTTTTTAACCTTACATAAAGTCAGAGTTGAAGTGCTGATTCGGGTCGATTTATCTCCGTATTTTAAACAGTGTAAGGTCCAATATCCGAATCTTTGATCGGATCTTACTGGGTCTGGATCATGTCCATATCTGAAACAAAACCATGTCTATCATAACAAAGTTTACATGTCTGCTAATGGACTGTACCAGTTTCTCCCCACTAGCAGTGTTGAAAGTTAAGGGGTTCACCTGTCTTATACTCCTTAGTTTCCTTCTGTTTCAGTAAAAGTGTTCTAAAATGAAAAGGTGTTGGTAAGAAACAAAGGTAGTGGCCGCTCAAGACACATGTGACATGATAGCCTACACCATTTCCACTTGGAGTTTTCAAATCACGAATGTTTGTTTAGGACACTGTTGAAAGAACATAATGACAGAGAATTCAATGTCATTCTAGATCGAGTCAAAAAAATTAAGACTACTACATAATGGGGAAAAAGTTCAAGCAGAGCTTGTCAGTCAATACACGCTTGCTTGACTGGAAAAAATATCTACTCAATAGAGGATAACGAGTAACGATGGTTCTTGTTTTATATGGCTGTTCCAATTTCCATCAAGCTTGGAGAAGTATGAATTTGAGGGTCAAATTCAACTGGATACAGTATGCCGCTCCGTTGACTGTCACCGAATCGCACAATCATGTTCGTCTGTGTAGGATAGGAGATAGGTGGTCTACAGGTTGCAGAGCAGTGCAAGTTCAAGTTTgcttttgatgagtcatacattgacgAGGTTACATGCGACGTGGTTCCATTGGATGTTTGTCAAGTTGACTTGGTAGTCCTTACTTATGGGATCGAGATGCAGTTTTACAtagaagtgttgatggtggattttcgacaaagaccaaaatcgtaaaatcatgatactgcatgtttctgacccggcttcaggaacgcatgtgacgattcatattttacgatccgtcaaccgtttcacgatctctgactaagcgaacattcctctcagagctatgatgaatatgtttctcgaaaggcctccccggctgagcgttcgatgctttatgcatttcatcatcacctctacgtagaatcttaataattgggcggttccctagacataatgtttgttagagaacttaacgccttcaagacgtcacGCTAcatgttgttccctgactacgtagagagacccacctctacatagaatcttaatgattgggcagTTCCCtaaacataatgtttgttagagagcttaacgcctttaaGACGTCaagctgcacgttgttccctgactatgtagagagaccgtgtatagaatcttgatgattgggcggttctctagacataatgtttgttagagagcttaacgtcttcaggacgccACGCCATTCATTGtttcctgactatacacccctcagaaacgaatatgatgcttcaactatctcatatctcgattctgcaaatagattaattctagtgtCATTCGctaactgaattcctagaaaataatctaatctatctcattactccgtttcatggattattcccgactgaattccatgaattagtaatagataatcactaTCCCGGCGTCTAgaccatcaccgagtaagccccgagaaaatggtgcaagtgtacttgacaataatgcacgaacgagcacccgaacaCATGAACGAACGTTGGAAaacatggacaaacgaggaacttatgaagaaaataatattaaataaaataaacaagaggcgtgggaccgggcccaccggccggccggtcatgccgccgtggccggttcccctctcccattattttattttttatttttatttaatttgtttcccttatctcatggaaactccctcgtttgagcgaaactcttagtttttccatactttcatcgaacaaaaatagggaaaggtgtcactgGACCGGGCCAGCTAGCctcccggccatgccctagccgtgactggtcccacacctcacaatcccttattttatcatattattatttccatcatttcatggaactccatcgtttgagcgaaaaccctagtttttcaatatttcctcaaatattgctcaaactccTAGAAAAGCCAAAAGCCAAATGGTCacttgaccgactaggctattcacgtcaaatattaaaatattattattttaatattctcaaaatatcggtCGCATGAGCGAAGTTCTACTCGCTCATTCGAGCAAAGTTGAGAGTTTCGGTCAAgctcgaactcttctgaaaatccaaaatattgctcaaacgcgcaccagaaaataccaaaactctctgGAATGatacacggacatcatggtggcacgggcatgctaccttgaccgaccaaggccgaccctaaggcttgcaaggagccggtcccacacatctacATAAATTTGACCTAATTTAGTGTCAATTGTTCgtactgggtccaaactctcttcaaccaacttGAGACTCGCTCAATTGACCGTCAACTGGTCCCACGACTACTAAAGGATGGTCCCATGACCCATTGGTCAGTCCatcatctctccataactaggttttactacctaacgctcacacgagcactattttaataaatgattaaaccagcgtttgatcattctttcaccaactggccaacaAAGGGATTTGGTacatgctcaatcgagcacttgggcactacatggttgaccatcatcccatgtagccggtcactccttcactcagtgacttattttcagtaaatcatcaattgacgagcaattgatcgaaattagggtttcgaacaaatactctgcaaatcataattctgagcaatttcaaacactaataaatttatgttgatctagcaatcaacatctggattaattatacaatattcggtcggtcaatctaccaataattcatcgaatgagcagtacttgctcaattgctcgaatattgatccaataaTCATTATTCAGTAAgttatcgaatgagaaatacttgcttaattgctcgaatattgatccaactatcaatattcagtaatttatcgaatgagcaacacttgctcaaatgctcgaatattgattcaactatcaatattcagtcatttatcgaatgagcagtatttgctcaaatgctcgaatattgatctaactatcaatattcagtaatttatcgtcgaatattgattcaactgtcaatattcaacaattcatcaaatgagcaatatttgctcagactatcaatattcgttatgttgattcaactatcaacatcattcattcgagaactatacttcccaacagacatgttcgattcatgaatcctagagcattcatCAATCATGCTCGACTAAACAATACTTAGACCtattgattaagatttttgattgtgattgtagtaaataggattcgtttcagacttgtgaaggaaatgaaatttttagatttaataaaaatatatatacaaaaatattaacaatgggtgagaggtactgggactaaggatttggctgaattcactacacaaggttcattcatatattctttgacaaataaaactcaataaaattaacatagactctgattttgccaagatagattcttaaaacattgattgtaagtcctaagcatgatgtatcaaaacaactaagctaagcatacatcatcaaattaaataacaaccaattaattcaaatcatatttcaattttagattaatgcaaaactcataaaaaagaataaaataaattaccccaaggatgaaattcagcctcctccgtcgtcccagtgttgggttttagctcctcatgatgaaaacatgctcaaaatatatttttatagctcaaatggtgtttacaatggagagaaaaggagaaaatggtgtaaaactgtaatctgcgacgcacaaaaagcgtcacagaatgaacgataaaacacaagtgctgctgatgtttagactgcactgcgacccacagctgtgcgtcttagacattgttgataaaccactgtccttgcgagtctgttcttcgtgttcttggtgttcttcatcagcagcagcagcagaaacagagtttcatcaactcttgatttctgcttctctggaccttctctcgaccccaaactctcgacaccccttctctgtgataccagaaatctatt
This genomic stretch from Papaver somniferum cultivar HN1 chromosome 5, ASM357369v1, whole genome shotgun sequence harbors:
- the LOC113281406 gene encoding probable protein S-acyltransferase 7 yields the protein MYVVPPPRSGDPSGGGGGGGGGDTTEGSPPRVYQTWKGSNVFFLQGRFIFGPDARSMLLTILLIAAPVIIFCVFVAKKLMDDFPHHYGISIMVCAVAFTVYDLALLLLTSGRDPGIIPRNTHPPELEGYEGFADVGGGQTPQLRLPRMKDVVVNGITVKVKYCDTCMLYRPPRCSHCSICNNCVERFDHHCPWVGQCIGRRNYRFFFMFVFSTTLLCLYVFSFCWVYITRIKNAEDVSIWKAMIKTPASMILIIYTFIAVWFVGGLTVFHLYLISTNQTTYENFRYRYDRRDNPYNRGVVNNFGEIFWTSIPPSKNKFRVRVPLEPEVPPRMAGCGFMSPNMGKAMGDIEMGRKPVWIEGGAGNLDGQLSNEDGSDGKGDHSCDASPSLNGTPQVEIAGGGIDGIQNRHSSWGRKGESWEISSDLAPNVEGVGELNQFSGGNMKNRDR